In Euwallacea fornicatus isolate EFF26 chromosome 23, ASM4011564v1, whole genome shotgun sequence, the DNA window ccgTTCTGCGGCATTCAGAGATATACAAGGTGCGCCACAAAAGTGGCAGTGAAttgaagttatgttttttttcttatgaatgcaaaaaaaactttgtatgACATTTTCTGATTTATCCTCTCATTCTGAACACATTTCATGTAATACGTCTTATGGCAAACTCTAACGGTTCGGCAGCGATAACAGgtatgaagaaaaagaaacGAATTAATCTTTATTCGAGTAAGTGCTCAAAACGCGTAGATGCGACAAATGCGACGTTCTAGAAGGCCATTTTAAgtgttattaataaagttgATAGTggcttgaattttttcttatctTGTCTGTCTAGTAATCAGCTTACTTGCGACGCAGCCTGGATAGGATGTGAAGGTGAAATCGAATGGCCCCCTTAGATCACAGGGTTTCACGTTTCTTCATTAGTTCCTGTGAGACCACATAAGAAGTCGGGTGTATGTATGCCACGAAAATGGCAGATTTAAATAAGCTAAAAAGAATAACTAACGAATGCCATTTCATTGTTGAAATGTTAGaatattttatcgaaaaattctaTTACAATTTAGCTTATTGAAACacttctttcaataaaaataacttcatTGTCTCTACGATCTTTATTATTCTATCTATCGCATTTCACCTTCATGTTAACGCTTTTCGAGAAGTGCAACAGTGACTATTCTATTATACATCAACACGTCTAATGTGCCGAAAAGGTTTTCCACTATCTCATAAATCAGCAAGTTTTCTTTCAggtaagtaaatttttaattgcaaatatataattatacaCGTGGCCAATTTTCTTGGATTTACGTAAACACCGCAATACCATCAATTTAAATCAATGGCCCTCTTAGCAATTTAAAACGAACTGGAACATtgcataaaatattgtttcacGTCAATTTGGAGTAACATACTAAGCTATTAGGCGGAGTAAAGAGTTTCATATTTGCATTCGTTTACGTAAATGGACacacttcatttaacaacGTATTACagtttacataaaattactAGAGGAGCTAAAACGctctgtaaaatataaaagtttatgTCAAAATTCGTTTAGGATCAccattcataaaatatttgcgtCTCCTCGACAGTGATGCATGAAACGGGGCCTAATTCACTTCAaattctagatttttttttataggaagAACAACTGATAATAATCAGGTCAATTCAATTGGTCCGGTCCCTACCTTCATTCTCACATGGAACAAATCTATAATAGATATTATCTATATATACTAAAAATTTGCAGCAAGAAGGAATCTTGCAACACTGGGTAcctttaaatctaaaatattataCTACATTTCTTTTCACTATTAATCATTATTTCTCCTCAACTATAATTTCACAAGTTCATGCGGATAGATTAAGAATCACActatatttataacaaataaatatattttttattaaataaaaattgatccAGCAAGAAGTCAAaggaattttcagaatttatattttcttacgtcatatttattattaacatatacacgcatgtacatatgtatatatatttaaaaaaagctccACTATCAACATTAACTTATTATCTCTGTctgttaattttataaaaccgtaaaactgaagaaaatgtCTTCTAAACAAGATTCGAATTTATTGCAACTCGAAGTAGAGGCAAATacacacacaaaaaaaaaagatttttaaaacagCTCAAATTGTGAGATCATTCTCTGCCTACTTCCCAAGATGGTTCTAAGTACATTCCAAAAgagcaaaaattgcaaataattttgatcATAAACTAAAATTCTAACGTCATTTTCATTGACCCGACAAAACTTAATTGTGAACCACAAGAAACAATAATGAGACCTTACGCTCTGAGCACCAAGAGGACCAACCAGAATCATATCAGCAACATTCACTTTTACTCACAAAATGACAGTTAGACGCCACCCATTTTTGCTCATTAAGTCATGAATATTCTAAGGGCATACCTCATGAATgttatgaacaaaaaaaaactgattatcCCAATTATTAGTTCTGTGCCCGTAACAAATATCTCGTTCATCACCGCGCAAACATTCGAACGAATCATCTACGAAATGATACTAGTACTACCTGAATTTTGTTAAGGTATAACTGATCGATTTTCGAAACGATACAGTTGTACCAGACGTTTTTAGATTTAGAAAAACGAGAGTGCAGTTGCGAATTGAAGAGAGCACTTTCAATATGCAAACATATCACCGACGAactaaaaaatccatttcctATTGTAAAGAGAACTTGATCGAAAAAGAAGTCAAAAGTTCTTCGAGAGCAATACtaatttaaagtttcataCGTTATGTTCATAATTCATATACATAGATACATAATAAAGATAAAGTTATTATCAACCTTAATATTTTgtctaaatttattaaaacttaataacttGGAGGGCTGGATAATATATATTAAGgccataataaatttaatactctGATAAACAATAGCCCTAAATATCGTGTCGTGATCTTGTAAGGGCAAAGTTTTCTCCGCCAAATTGTCCAGaatcgaaattattattaataacatatttgtaaataatgtGCTAAACACCTGTTTCCTCCGGAAGAAACGCATTgacaaataaattgaacttaAATCAGAGGCGTACACAGTTGACACTTGAAACACaagaacatttaatttaataatctaaatttttgGATACCACCAAACAATTTCTGTTTCGAGCTAATtcgacaataaatttattccttaCTTTGAATATATTGTTTGTTGTGCCACCCCATGAATCATCTAATAATTGGTATCTGCACCAAAATTAACACATAAATATACGCGTCATAGGATGAATGATAACAATAATCGGAGGGTCTACAaactttcaaataactttACACCCTTATTTGCAAACGTATGGCTCTTAAGCATGGAAACGATACGCggaacgaaaaaaatcaacaataaatttatacctgAGGAAAGGTATAAAAAAGGTGACAAAAACCACTTAGCGTGGTCGCCAACAcacagaataaaattaatcgaGGTTAAATTAGGTACATTTATCGCACATCGGTCACTTACCGAAAATAAACCTTCTGGAATTATGGTCCGTTTGAAATCTTGTCAGCGAAAACTGGAATTTCTCAATCATTAAGAAGAAAGATTTCAGGTACTGTATATCTTCAATATAACACGCACTGCACTGCCTTGCCCCATGTCCGCCTATGACTATTTACTTTTCCATCGCCGAAATTTTTACTTCGATTCAATTTAAATGCTCTCCATATATGCGACTCAACGATCGAGTCGCTTCGGTGCACCCGAACACAAACGACATAATTTTCCTGGAACTGGTCGATGAAATCGAATTTCAAAAGTGCATTTTTACCCATTTTCCACTGAGCAGAATCCCATACGAACCCTCGTTACGTTTCTATATAATTAACTTTCAGGTTAGCACaactatttccaaactttttccacatttgagtcaaaattttataattttcacgGACGACACGGAAGAAGACGCGGCGCCGCAATTAACACTGACAGCGGAAGTGCTATTCTTTTGTTTCCAAAACCTTCTTATTCCAACACGTCACTTCCGAGTGGCGTATTAATGCAAAACAATATGTCGGTTTACGTGTATCGGTTTTAGTCAAATTCTGTTTTCATACGTGCGGTTTATAAAGTATTCTcgtaatttcaaaaactatatATTAGTGAGACGTATATAGGGTGATCTCAAAATAGGTAACATAccaaatgtatatattttatgagACACCccatttaattattatcattattattatatataatcGAGGACGGCCTGAACTAGTCCGACACTCCGggcgaaattttaaatcaccATTTTCCTGCCGCAAGAAAAACTTTCATCTGAGAAAAAACCGTCGCCAACCTCGCCTCCCATAAGGCCGGTAAGTGCATATAATTATAcagtacaatttttttatctctgaTCATACGGTGATATTATCCATATGTGCACGTTTAAAATGTCCACTTCAATGCATTGCTATATTACAGGTACCTGAACTAACAGAAAACactcttaataataaaaaaataaacaatcgtCTTTGTAGGGTTTACATTACAACATTTAtgagtttcagaaattttgcgataaacctttatttattaagttacAAAAGTCGTTCCAATTAAACTTTCCCTTTCCTATAAAGAGATTGTTCATGACGTAATCGTGTTCATTGTAGCTTAAAGGACGGACTGAAATGAATTTCAAGTCTTATATACGCACCAAAGGACAAGAAAACGCGTTATCCTCGTAcatgtataatatataatataccaATTTggctaataaataattcacaaataagttaaataaattacaaatagaCATGCGTACGTACCAAACTGATACCCAATATCACGCAGGAGCATTTTGGACTAGAAATATTGAACGGTTTTTGATTGCAGCCTCGCGCTAGCCGACCGGCTTGCGCCTCGACACTAAACGCAtccatttaatattaaataaatataattaataaacatttaaattaaataaattaaaacgaaaaagtgCACAACGACACCTACAACAAGAGCGAAAGTAAGGGCAATAGAGATAAAATTTCACCATTTCTGCAAACAGCAGTCCTTTCTTAAGTAgtttatttttccatattaaGGTCTAATGGTTCTGTTTTTTTATGGAATGTCAATTAATTTACAGATTAGAACCTTATTTATTGTATGAATATTCCTATTCAACACAACAATACTGCTACATCTAGAACACTACTGTTATTGGAGATCATATAATGTTAATGAAAGCtgatgttaaaatatttactcttGATGCTTCATTAGAATCAGCCTGTCATCACGTTGTTAACTACACATGTAGTCATAATCTACTTAAATGAAATTGCACAAATGTTCAGTGTGACAGGCCTCTAAAAATCGCAAATCCATTGCACTATTAAtattagcaataaaaattacatttacaCATTTGCTATTCCTAGATACAACCATTCATGGTAATTTACTTGTCAGCTTAGTACCATCGCTAGCTTTTCGTTGGAAACAACAAGTATTATACCAAAGCCGTTGTAGTCCTGAGACTTTAATTAATCCACCTCGGGTGGTACTAAACTAACGCAACTGAACCCTCAGGGCGATTTCGACGACCTTACCGGCGTCCGACTCAGAGACCTGCTCATTGATCTGCTCATGGATTTCGTAGGCGACCTCGTGGGAGACCTTCGTCTGTAGTATGGACTTACACTGCTGCAGCTGCTCTCTGAACTTGGTGACATTCTAGTGTAGGGAATGGGTCGTTTCCTTGCACTGTGTTAGTGGGAGAAGGAATCGTTAGTTTGGGGTTAGTTGGGAGTGATCTAGACAGTTTTCCGTTGAGCAGATACTTGCAGCGACAGTTGATTAGTAGATATtgattaagttttttattgcattatacagggttcgccattactccgaaCTCGGTTCCTTGTGCCTTTGTATAAATACCAATATAAAATCTTTTTGCAGACAAGGGTCAGTGGACTGAGCGGCTGATACCTGACCTAGAGTTTTCAATGTTGAAGAATCATAGGCACCTGTACTGCCATCTAACTCAGATGCTAAGCTGCCAGAGTTGTTTCAGGAGCTACAGCCACAGAATGGGAAAAACGGATACGGATTGCGTGAATTGCGGAGTCATCGACACCGCAGAACACTGTATGTTCCAATGCTCGGTGTTTCAAGTGCAGAGAAATATCATAAAAGAATGCATAGAAAACCTCACTTCAGTATCCCTCATTAGAGGGATactgaaaatgaaataaaattgggATAATTGTAACAAAGCCATTTTTGCAATAGTACTTTTTTACATAACTTTCAGACATACTGCCGGACACATTTATaaactttcaattaaatcgtAATGGACATTATTTTAATCTAACAAGTGTCCAAAATGTTACTTATTTTGTTATGGGAACGTCTAAAGGCTTCACCGCAATCATTCACGCACATTTTGTAATATCTCTTCTTGTGCCCCGTTAGAAAATTCAGTTCTTATTCTGTTTTTCAGTACTTTTTGTGTAGTGAGATCTTTTTGAAATAGGTAATCTTTTACGAAcctccataaaaaaatccatggCAGTAAGATCCGGAGATCTCGCCGGCCATGGCACAGGACGTCCTCGACCGACCTATCGATCACGAAATTGCTCGTTTAAATAATTACGCACATTTTTAGTATAATAACAGGCGTATAATCATGTTGATACCACATGGTGCGTCTTATGTTTTCCGACACATTCCGTAGTAACTGTGTCAGagaattgttcaataattcaAAAGATCTGTCGCCGTTTAAATGACCATCTAAGAAGTACGGGCCTATGATAAAATCATCCACATATTCTCCCCACACATTGACCGTCCATCTAAGCTGATGATCCAAAACTCgtaaaatatgacgatttacATTGTTATTATAacgaaaattacaatttactCGGTCATTATTATGAAAGATAGCTTGATTGGCAAATGTAATAGCGGACGTAAAGTCTGGTGCCTTATTGAGTTAAAATCCCCTACAGTCTATttttgatgcattttaatGTGATATAGATTATATTTAAGGCTTTTAGTACTCTTCTTATTAAAGTAGCACTAATTGTACCAAGGTTGGTGTTTAATAAAGTGTAACTTTATGCTGTCCAGCGCAAACTCAACACCCTGTtcatcatgcagctttccaatataaatgagtacgATACTAAATGTTTGATATTGAAATATATGACGAACCCCgtataaaagaatatttccGAGAtgaaggttagttcaggttagtgaTTCAGAGGTATGCTCGTAAGgcaaattaatgtcaaaagcCCAAAGtaaattagttgttttttgGAAGGTGTTCTTTCGTCCATCCTTTGCTTTGGTTAGTTATTGCTTCAAAAACGGTGTTGAAGAAAACTATGGTTAATATACCCTAAAATTTTGGGATGGTTATCGAACACCCTATCGATTCAGGAAACCttacttaaaaataggttACTTAtcgaaatatgttttaaagtCACCTTGTATTATTATAATGAGATGCCtgaaaagtttgaaaggtgTTAAACGTTAAAGGCACGTCGTGAATAGATTCATCTGTTACCAGTTGATcagtcaaattttttattgcaaatagcAAATGGTTCAATCAACGAGGTGTGTCTACCATATACTGCCTACTGCGACTTTTTTTAACGATCGCACTTTATATAGAGAGTGGTCACTTTTATAATAACACGACTGACTGGAATTTACTAAATCCAGAAAAATTCAGGCTTGAACGAGACATAATACACTCGGACAATCTagtatcaaaaatttataaagcaGCATGAATAATAGATTCGCCTACCCTGGTGTCTTGTACCGTGTAAGTGGTGTGTACCGAGAAAGTGGAAACATGTTCATCGTAATCGATTTTAAAcagttaattttcaattaaatcataTTACTTACATAAAtctatatgaaaatttaattaagtaaatcaactttttttttttgagaattaatCTCATGTGAACCGCTTTCTATATACAAGTggttttcctttaaaacaaTAAGTAAGTGTACAAGTAAAACCAGTTCAAGTGAAAACATAGGAACTGTACTAGTGGGAGAAGGTCCGCATAAGTTTTAATGTGCCTTCGACAAAGATCAACAATGAAGTGGGCGGGGTCACTGTCTCGTTCAACGTTTAAATTAGTATCAATTTGCTTGTCTTCGCGgctataaaaaatttctttaactaCTGGAGCAAAACACAgcaataagaaataaaaactttagatAAATGCACGTATTTACGTATTACTTTGATGTAATTAACTGATAACTGTAACATCCCCCATGCGACAGTGGATCGGTACTGAACATCgttttaaacggcaaataaaaattcgaaattaatttaatcccTCACTAAAACTTCTGTAACAATAAGAAATCCTGCAAACACCGGAACGACTCTGCCCACGTTACCTGCCAGCTTCGAAAGCCCCTTAGTTGGTTTTATCATAGACATACTAAACCTTATGCGATCCTTCTTCCACTTGCACAATTCCCGTTTCCAGTTGAACTGGTTTTACCCGTATACTCACGTATTGTCATGACGGAAAACCCGTACTTTACAGCGTGCTACAAGTAATCCAAGTTCCAGCTGGGAGTCGCACAGGTTTCATATAGACGAACTAACAAACCACACGAGAAATTTTTGGAATCATCCCGTGAATGATGTAAATTTATCTTGAATAAATTCTAGATGTGTCAAGCGGATGATTAATTCTTTGTAACGTCCTCGTGTTTTTTCGTATCGTGGAGGTTCGACTTCTTGTAGCGAAATGCTTTCATATCGCACTCATCATGAGTCATCGGACGTATGAGTCATCCAGCTATGTGAAGGGTTTTACCGCACACAGACTTTGGTGCCTGTCTATTTCAATGTAAAAAAAGATACCGATAATAGTTTCGGAAGATGTAAAAACGCAATATAATTGAACAGTTTAAAATCCCTAAAAAACTGGTAATAACCTGAACTCCGCAGCccgaaatgaatttatttttcgacatATCAAGACAACGGAAAATCTTCTAAAACACTGTTACATACAACATACTCACCATGAATGGAAAACAAAAGTAACGAATCATGCAACTTACCTGAGAACAGAATAAAATACGAaagaaacacaaaataaaacgaGCTTGtacaataacaaaacaaaaatgttttattgcaataatCATTATTACTGTCGACTCAAAACTTAGTTCTAAAAATTACTTCTGAATAATGAACAATGTGGAGGGTGaactacaaataaataataatcaattcGATAGTCTACACATATAAAACACGCACCTCCTACTTGCGCCTGAAACGAAAAGAAAAGCCAAATAAACTTCAAAGGCAAAGGAAAACTACCAAATGTGCCaaagtagatttttttaaaaatatataaaaataatatttcaaaaaatatacgtAACACCAAAATCACCTTACCTTGTTATCCTTCTTCTCGACAGAAAACTAGGTGATCCGTGGCGCCGCGGTATCGAAATCGACCTGGATCGTCTGGATGAACAACTGGAACTGTATGAGGATCTGGAGGTACTGGAACCGCTGCGACTTCGCGATCTAGACGATCTCTCTGACCTGCTACTACTGCTGGAGGAACGAGAATTGCTTCGCGACCTGTTGTGTTTAGAGCTAGACAAGAACGAGGCCGTTTTAATCgcgcaaatttttaacgaaaaatcgatttattaCCTGTTGCTAGAAGAAGAACTCCGACTCCTCGATCTGCTACTGCGATCTTTGGATGAGCTCTCAGACCTTGATCTGGATTTGCTACGACTCGGTCTCCGTCTAATGTTTAACGTATCTTTGTTTACTTTGGAAGGAGATTTATCCCTCTTCAATGGCAACACctgtaaaaggaaaaataacttATATGTATATTGTATTTTGAGTGTTGTTTATACTAATTAAAGCATGGACCTCTACGTGAGGATATTCggaaaatttcgtttaaaagaTTTACTTTACTTCAATATTGAAAgacattttcttcaatttgtcGAAACTCGCATCTCTTACTGTTTTCAAGATTCTCAACCCGAATTTGTGGCACCCTGCGTATACTTTCCGCGTCAAACATCAAAACATCCTCGGGAAGAAAACGATTATTGTCCTCCCTTTCAATGACATAAACGGCTATTTAATTCCGGCGAACCTATCATtctttttcacaatttttcaaaaccccTCCAAGACTAATCAGGAAACTTACCTTTATATCAAACATATCCGACTGCACTCCTATAGCTTTAGGCACCGCTTTGGGAGGGCTCTCCATCTTCTCGTTTTTCTCCTTCTTCTTCTCCAGTGATTCTTTCGCTTTGGCAGCTAAGCCACATTTCAGCAGTCGCAAAATCCTCAATTCCCTCTCCTTGTCTACTTCCTGCTGCAACTCCTCTTTGTCGCTTTTATCGGATTCTTCCCTCTCGCTGGAAGACTGCCGCAACATCACCACTGGCATGGGCTTCTTGACAACCTTCGGAGACTTCGGTTTCATTACCACTTTAGAAGCTTTTTCCTTTGATGTTGACCTCTTGGCAAGAGGGCTTTTCGGTATTGGACTCCTAGATTTCAGAGGACTTTTTGACCGTGTAGAGGTTGTCTTGGgactttcttttcttttaggACTAGGCCCTCTCCTTTTCGGCGGCGTTAGTGACCGATGTTTCGCTGGTACTTCAAAGCTTTTCTCCTCCGAGGGTCTAATTTCAGGACTCTCACTTCTCTTGTTCTTTGTAGGCTCCTTTTTTGGTTTGTCTACTGGAAGAGGTGATGTCCTTTTAGGAGAGCTGCGTCTTGTGGGTGTTTTACTCGGACTAGGAGGGCGTCCTTTTGAAGGACGCTCGTTAGATTGTGGGCTTCTACTCCTCGTCCTCTCTCTTCCCCGGCTACTCCTTTCTCGGCCCTTGCTACGAGTTGTCTCCCTTCCTCTACCTCTAGTCTCCTCTTCTCTACCTTTAGTCTCCTCTTCTCTTCTTCCACTGTGTCTAGATCTTGATCTAGATCGGTACCTACGGCTTCTACGATCAGGAGATCGCCTCCTATTATAACCTCGATCATCTGACCGTGACCGTCTTCTCCTTTCCTCGCTTTTATACCTATCCTCTCTCGCAGGCTTATATTTCCTGTTAGCAGACAAACTTCTCGATTTCGACTTTCTTCTTGGCACATGCTCGGGAGTTTCTTTCTTGTCGCGTCTTTCAGGAGTTGCAGATTTACGCCGATGATTGTcgtaattttttcgttttctcgACTCGCCCTCGCCCTCTTCCACTTTCTTGCCATTTCTTTCCTTGGAGTGTTTCCGTGGTGATTTGCCATGGTCAAGCTTTGGGTGTTTGCGGACCGGGGATGGGGATCTTGAAGGTCGTTTGGTCTTCTTCGGAGCGTCTTTATCTTTCTTCGATTCTTTGGTTTTATGCTTACAGGTGTCAGCAACGGGGCTTTTGTCGCGTTTGTGTTTTTTCACCTCTGGGGAACTGAAGATTTGTTTATATATTAAATCAAGAGTACACATATGAGATCTTACCTTCTATCTGAACTTTCTGAAGAATCTCTTCGCTTCTTTTTAGATgacttttttttctgtaaataaGAAACATTCCTTAGAGTTAATACAGAGAGTTTGGCACACTTACATTAACATGGCTTTAAAGTTATTGATATTTTGAGACTGAGAACGCCCTTTATAAATAAGAAGAAATGATgcacaataataacaattataatAAACTACTGGAATTTTACAGCATTACAGTGATTATAGAGTCTATTTGAAATCTTTCCATACTTATCATCTTAAACGGGatagatttttaaacaattacaggaaataaatgaaagaaaagAGCCATAGGCGGACGTGGGACTGGACAGTGCAGTGCCTGCAGTgtcgaaaaataaacaataattgaaatccCTCCTTTAATTTCTACGAAATAATGgttttgttgacaaaattcCAACCGATCATAATTCTAGAAGATCAATTTGAGATAAGTGACTGGTGTCTGATCATTGCACCAAATCTAGTCTCGCTTAATTTTACTTTCTGTGTTAGTGACCGCTTCAAGTGGTTTTTATCACTGTTCATATGTCCTTCCTCAAGCATATACACGCTGTATACACATCATTTCGTTTCGCGTATCGTTTCCACAATTAGATCGATGAAGAAGGGGCTAAAGTTATTTGAATGTTTGGAGGCCATCGTATTTTTGCTGTT includes these proteins:
- the Srrm234 gene encoding serine/arginine repetitive matrix protein 2 isoform X2 is translated as MYNGIGLQTPRGSGTNGHVQRNWALARPAAKSKAYRNEEELCALDAANFKPPNKEILDHERKRKVELKCVEFAEILEEQGFTEDAIQNKVDNYRKMLLGPDGKLDKSVDVWGRTNVTETHQVAEAQQEKNARLREAFGISEYFVEGSSFDPDRQAKEKLAASAAAAKREKQRALEKEKEKQDAARYQLVRTPTPERSGNEESDKEKEERKKKKKRKQKESRSGKSKERKKKKKQRKDEWSDDTSSDSDESDHESKKKKSKKKEKKKSSKKKRRDSSESSDRSSPEVKKHKRDKSPVADTCKHKTKESKKDKDAPKKTKRPSRSPSPVRKHPKLDHGKSPRKHSKERNGKKVEEGEGESRKRKNYDNHRRKSATPERRDKKETPEHVPRRKSKSRSLSANRKYKPAREDRYKSEERRRRSRSDDRGYNRRRSPDRRSRRYRSRSRSRHSGRREEETKGREEETRGRGRETTRSKGRERSSRGRERTRSRSPQSNERPSKGRPPSPSKTPTRRSSPKRTSPLPVDKPKKEPTKNKRSESPEIRPSEEKSFEVPAKHRSLTPPKRRGPSPKRKESPKTTSTRSKSPLKSRSPIPKSPLAKRSTSKEKASKVVMKPKSPKVVKKPMPVVMLRQSSSEREESDKSDKEELQQEVDKERELRILRLLKCGLAAKAKESLEKKKEKNEKMESPPKAVPKAIGVQSDMFDIKVLPLKRDKSPSKVNKDTLNIRRRPSRSKSRSRSESSSKDRSSRSRSRSSSSSNSSKHNRSRSNSRSSSSSSRSERSSRSRSRSGSSTSRSSYSSSCSSRRSRSISIPRRHGSPSFLSRRRITSARKRPIPYTRMSPSSESSCSSVSPYYRRRSPTRSPTKSMSRSMSRSLSRTPVRSSKSP
- the Srrm234 gene encoding serine/arginine repetitive matrix protein 2 isoform X1, which translates into the protein MYNGIGLQTPRGSGTNGHVQRNWALARPAAKSKAYRNEEELCALDAANFKPPNKEILDHERKRKVELKCVEFAEILEEQGFTEDAIQNKVDNYRKMLLGPDGKLDKSVDVWGRTNVTETHQVAEAQQEKNARLREAFGISEYFVEGSSFDPDRQAKEKLAASAAAAKREKQRALEKEKEKQDAARYQLVRTPTPERSGNEESDKEKEERKKKKKRKQKESSPSSEESKKKKKKKSRKKDKSGKSKERKKKKKQRKDEWSDDTSSDSDESDHESKKKKSKKKEKKKSSKKKRRDSSESSDRSSPEVKKHKRDKSPVADTCKHKTKESKKDKDAPKKTKRPSRSPSPVRKHPKLDHGKSPRKHSKERNGKKVEEGEGESRKRKNYDNHRRKSATPERRDKKETPEHVPRRKSKSRSLSANRKYKPAREDRYKSEERRRRSRSDDRGYNRRRSPDRRSRRYRSRSRSRHSGRREEETKGREEETRGRGRETTRSKGRERSSRGRERTRSRSPQSNERPSKGRPPSPSKTPTRRSSPKRTSPLPVDKPKKEPTKNKRSESPEIRPSEEKSFEVPAKHRSLTPPKRRGPSPKRKESPKTTSTRSKSPLKSRSPIPKSPLAKRSTSKEKASKVVMKPKSPKVVKKPMPVVMLRQSSSEREESDKSDKEELQQEVDKERELRILRLLKCGLAAKAKESLEKKKEKNEKMESPPKAVPKAIGVQSDMFDIKVLPLKRDKSPSKVNKDTLNIRRRPSRSKSRSRSESSSKDRSSRSRSRSSSSSNSSKHNRSRSNSRSSSSSSRSERSSRSRSRSGSSTSRSSYSSSCSSRRSRSISIPRRHGSPSFLSRRRITSARKRPIPYTRMSPSSESSCSSVSPYYRRRSPTRSPTKSMSRSMSRSLSRTPVRSSKSP
- the Srrm234 gene encoding serine/arginine repetitive matrix protein 2 isoform X3, whose translation is MKRNFYQNNQRKRMLLENRLQEYGATKCNNLRSTVDERVIFERLWRGALCQALGPRATLMSRRPRQCCCHCECVGHGQLIGAQGLPQRNSLRSVVSVTETHQVAEAQQEKNARLREAFGISEYFVEGSSFDPDRQAKEKLAASAAAAKREKQRALEKEKEKQDAARYQLVRTPTPERSGNEESDKEKEERKKKKKRKQKESSPSSEESKKKKKKKSRKKDKSGKSKERKKKKKQRKDEWSDDTSSDSDESDHESKKKKSKKKEKKKSSKKKRRDSSESSDRSSPEVKKHKRDKSPVADTCKHKTKESKKDKDAPKKTKRPSRSPSPVRKHPKLDHGKSPRKHSKERNGKKVEEGEGESRKRKNYDNHRRKSATPERRDKKETPEHVPRRKSKSRSLSANRKYKPAREDRYKSEERRRRSRSDDRGYNRRRSPDRRSRRYRSRSRSRHSGRREEETKGREEETRGRGRETTRSKGRERSSRGRERTRSRSPQSNERPSKGRPPSPSKTPTRRSSPKRTSPLPVDKPKKEPTKNKRSESPEIRPSEEKSFEVPAKHRSLTPPKRRGPSPKRKESPKTTSTRSKSPLKSRSPIPKSPLAKRSTSKEKASKVVMKPKSPKVVKKPMPVVMLRQSSSEREESDKSDKEELQQEVDKERELRILRLLKCGLAAKAKESLEKKKEKNEKMESPPKAVPKAIGVQSDMFDIKVLPLKRDKSPSKVNKDTLNIRRRPSRSKSRSRSESSSKDRSSRSRSRSSSSSNSSKHNRSRSNSRSSSSSSRSERSSRSRSRSGSSTSRSSYSSSCSSRRSRSISIPRRHGSPSFLSRRRITSARKRPIPYTRMSPSSESSCSSVSPYYRRRSPTRSPTKSMSRSMSRSLSRTPVRSSKSP
- the Srrm234 gene encoding serine/arginine repetitive matrix protein 2 isoform X5, with the translated sequence MMVCCSYGKEVGDNVTETHQVAEAQQEKNARLREAFGISEYFVEGSSFDPDRQAKEKLAASAAAAKREKQRALEKEKEKQDAARYQLVRTPTPERSGNEESDKEKEERKKKKKRKQKESSPSSEESKKKKKKKSRKKDKSGKSKERKKKKKQRKDEWSDDTSSDSDESDHESKKKKSKKKEKKKSSKKKRRDSSESSDRSSPEVKKHKRDKSPVADTCKHKTKESKKDKDAPKKTKRPSRSPSPVRKHPKLDHGKSPRKHSKERNGKKVEEGEGESRKRKNYDNHRRKSATPERRDKKETPEHVPRRKSKSRSLSANRKYKPAREDRYKSEERRRRSRSDDRGYNRRRSPDRRSRRYRSRSRSRHSGRREEETKGREEETRGRGRETTRSKGRERSSRGRERTRSRSPQSNERPSKGRPPSPSKTPTRRSSPKRTSPLPVDKPKKEPTKNKRSESPEIRPSEEKSFEVPAKHRSLTPPKRRGPSPKRKESPKTTSTRSKSPLKSRSPIPKSPLAKRSTSKEKASKVVMKPKSPKVVKKPMPVVMLRQSSSEREESDKSDKEELQQEVDKERELRILRLLKCGLAAKAKESLEKKKEKNEKMESPPKAVPKAIGVQSDMFDIKVLPLKRDKSPSKVNKDTLNIRRRPSRSKSRSRSESSSKDRSSRSRSRSSSSSNSSKHNRSRSNSRSSSSSSRSERSSRSRSRSGSSTSRSSYSSSCSSRRSRSISIPRRHGSPSFLSRRRITSARKRPIPYTRMSPSSESSCSSVSPYYRRRSPTRSPTKSMSRSMSRSLSRTPVRSSKSP